In a genomic window of Thermus thermamylovorans:
- a CDS encoding RCC1 domain-containing protein, which produces MLAAGSGHSLFLKQGVVKLGALWGWGWNYHGQLGDGTFLNRNRPVLLLQGVVAVAAGEAHTLALDPEGRVLAFGRNEEGQLGLGSLASQGRPVRVEGLPRIVGVAGGYAHSLFLAEGGVVYASGANVEGQLGDGTYEMRKSPVRVQGLPPIMAVVAGYFHSLAITREGQLYAWGANLSGQMGDGTVESRSRPLPVEGLSRVVQAVGGGSFSAALLGDGSVYVFGLDSATPKRLAGLPPIVALAAGREHLLCLTREGEVWALGANESGQLGDGTQEGRMEARRVEGLRGVVAIAAGDAHSLALTGEGILYAWGRNGYGQLGDGTRENRLRPVVVKFP; this is translated from the coding sequence ATGCTGGCGGCGGGCTCTGGGCATAGCCTCTTCCTTAAGCAAGGCGTGGTTAAACTGGGCGCTTTGTGGGGATGGGGCTGGAACTACCATGGCCAGCTGGGAGACGGAACCTTCTTAAATCGTAACCGCCCGGTGCTTTTGCTGCAGGGTGTGGTGGCCGTGGCGGCGGGCGAAGCCCATACCTTGGCCTTGGACCCCGAGGGAAGGGTGCTGGCCTTTGGCCGCAACGAGGAGGGCCAGCTGGGCTTGGGTTCCTTGGCCAGCCAAGGCCGGCCGGTGCGCGTGGAGGGCTTGCCCAGGATCGTGGGCGTGGCGGGAGGATACGCGCACAGCCTTTTTCTGGCGGAGGGCGGGGTGGTGTACGCCTCTGGGGCCAACGTGGAGGGCCAACTAGGCGATGGCACCTACGAGATGCGGAAGTCCCCGGTGCGGGTTCAGGGGCTTCCCCCGATAATGGCGGTGGTGGCGGGGTACTTCCACTCCTTGGCCATCACCCGCGAGGGGCAGCTTTACGCTTGGGGGGCCAACCTTTCAGGCCAGATGGGGGACGGCACGGTGGAGTCCCGCTCCCGGCCCTTGCCGGTGGAGGGCTTATCCCGGGTGGTCCAGGCCGTGGGTGGGGGTAGCTTCAGTGCGGCCCTCTTGGGGGATGGCTCGGTGTATGTCTTCGGTCTGGATTCCGCTACACCAAAGCGGCTTGCAGGCTTGCCGCCAATAGTGGCCTTGGCGGCGGGCCGGGAGCACCTCCTTTGCCTGACCCGGGAAGGTGAGGTGTGGGCCTTAGGGGCCAACGAGTCCGGTCAGCTGGGGGACGGTACTCAGGAAGGGCGGATGGAGGCCCGCCGGGTGGAGGGTTTAAGAGGAGTCGTAGCCATCGCGGCTGGGGATGCCCATAGCCTGGCCCTGACCGGGGAAGGAATCCTATATGCCTGGGGAAGGAATGGGTACGGGCAACTGGGCGACGGAACCCGGGAGAATCGCCTCAGGCCAGTGGTGGTCAAGTTTCCTTAA